The proteins below come from a single Chryseobacterium capnotolerans genomic window:
- a CDS encoding curli production assembly/transport protein CsgE: protein MKAFLYIRDEESKTLVAKDSLELNSDLFRKKTAAKIEDDAVYELKGLTIDETKTKVGKDFYDMFYIQYSQLPDKSSSAITISELPLRGTSGQINIQIDEKVIYSFMTNPGEDYLKEQLAFSLKYIKEFTAKKNLIKNEFIY, encoded by the coding sequence TTGAAAGCTTTCCTTTATATCAGAGATGAAGAATCCAAGACTTTAGTAGCAAAAGACAGCCTTGAACTCAATAGTGATCTTTTTAGAAAGAAGACGGCAGCTAAAATAGAAGATGATGCTGTTTATGAACTTAAAGGACTTACCATTGATGAAACCAAAACCAAGGTAGGAAAGGACTTTTATGATATGTTCTACATCCAATACAGCCAGCTTCCTGATAAGAGTTCAAGTGCTATTACGATTTCTGAACTTCCTCTTCGTGGAACAAGCGGTCAGATTAATATCCAGATAGATGAAAAGGTTATTTACAGTTTTATGACCAATCCCGGAGAAGATTATCTAAAAGAACAATTAGCTTTCAGCTTAAAATATATCAAAGAATTTACAGCAAAGAAAAATCTTATAA
- a CDS encoding NUDIX hydrolase, with translation MENFGKDLLRKIKSVELPGEPAHGVFSPPYRPVFTYDEVLAKNPKFAAVNIVLYLKNNEWYFPLIQRTINEHDRHSGQISLPGGKREEMDQDFAETAVRETSEEIGIDKHYVRIIREMSPIYIPPSNFYVYPYISYTKKNPLFVLQQTEAVETIEFPITSFLNLSDTPEIMALPTAGGQEVPVINFNGYIIWGATAMILSEFSQLLKKM, from the coding sequence ATGGAAAATTTTGGAAAAGATTTATTAAGGAAAATAAAAAGTGTAGAGCTTCCCGGCGAACCAGCCCATGGAGTATTCTCTCCTCCCTACCGCCCGGTTTTTACATATGATGAAGTATTGGCAAAAAATCCCAAGTTTGCAGCCGTTAACATTGTATTATATCTTAAAAACAATGAGTGGTATTTTCCTTTGATCCAAAGAACCATTAATGAGCATGACAGACATAGCGGACAGATCTCATTACCCGGTGGAAAACGTGAAGAGATGGATCAGGATTTTGCAGAAACTGCAGTTCGTGAAACCTCCGAAGAAATTGGCATAGACAAGCATTATGTGAGAATTATAAGAGAAATGTCTCCAATCTATATTCCACCTAGTAATTTTTATGTATATCCCTATATTTCGTATACTAAAAAGAATCCTCTCTTCGTTCTCCAGCAGACTGAAGCGGTGGAAACTATTGAATTTCCGATCACTTCTTTTTTAAACCTGTCAGACACCCCTGAAATTATGGCACTTCCAACTGCCGGCGGACAAGAAGTTCCTGTCATCAATTTCAACGGATATATTATCTGGGGTGCTACAGCAATGATATTAAGTGAATTCAGCCAGTTGCTGAAAAAAATGTAA
- a CDS encoding lysophospholipid acyltransferase family protein has translation MAKKNIFTDAFGTPYFLKRFIIFILGVVSYRRFNGFNKLKITGTEHLVDLPDSNVLFVSNHQTYFADVAAMYHAFCAVNNGYLNTIKNPIYLLNPKIDFYYVAAEETMNKGILPKIFKIAGAVTVKRTWRAEGKNVNRMVDMSEVDNIMKALDNGWVATFPQGTTSAFAQGRRGTAKLVKNQRPIVIPIKINGFRRAFDKKGLRVKVTGVKPTMEFKAPLDIDYDNEKAPEILLKIMTAIEQTEDFNLLHNYDEELKAKKLEQKDSNN, from the coding sequence ATGGCGAAGAAAAATATATTCACCGATGCATTCGGAACACCTTATTTTTTAAAAAGGTTTATTATTTTTATTTTAGGAGTCGTATCCTACAGAAGGTTTAATGGCTTTAATAAGTTAAAAATAACCGGAACAGAGCACCTTGTGGATCTTCCGGATTCCAATGTATTGTTTGTATCTAACCATCAGACCTATTTTGCTGATGTAGCTGCAATGTACCATGCTTTCTGCGCTGTAAATAATGGATATTTAAATACGATTAAGAACCCGATCTACCTGCTGAATCCAAAGATCGATTTTTACTATGTGGCGGCAGAAGAAACCATGAATAAAGGTATTCTTCCTAAAATCTTTAAGATCGCCGGTGCAGTAACAGTAAAAAGAACCTGGAGAGCAGAGGGTAAAAATGTCAACAGAATGGTAGACATGAGTGAGGTAGACAATATCATGAAAGCATTGGATAATGGCTGGGTAGCTACCTTTCCTCAGGGAACTACATCTGCCTTTGCCCAGGGACGAAGAGGAACCGCCAAATTGGTCAAAAACCAGCGTCCTATTGTGATCCCAATCAAGATCAACGGATTCAGAAGAGCATTCGATAAAAAAGGACTTCGTGTAAAGGTAACCGGTGTAAAACCTACCATGGAATTCAAAGCTCCTCTGGATATTGATTATGATAATGAAAAAGCACCGGAAATCTTATTGAAGATCATGACTGCTATTGAGCAGACTGAAGATTTCAATCTATTACACAATTATGATGAAGAACTTAAAGCTAAAAAATTAGAACAAAAGGACTCAAATAATTAA
- a CDS encoding UDP-N-acetylmuramate--L-alanine ligase — translation MKTHFIAIGGSAMHNLAIALKDKGYQVTGSDDAIFEPSKSRLEKKGILPQEMGWFPEKITPDIDAVILGMHAHQDNPELAKAKELGLKIYSYPEFLYEQSKNKTRVVIAGSHGKTTITSMILHVLNFHQKDVDFMVGAQLEGFDCMVKLTQDNDFMVLEGDEYLSSPIDLRSKFLLYQPNIALMSGIAWDHINVFKTFDDYIEQFRKFVASITPGGVLVYNEEDAEVVKVVENAENYFRKIPYKTPEYEISNGKVYLKTEMGDVPLSVFGAHNLLNMEGARHICQQLGIMDEDFYEAIMSFKGASKRLEKVEREDKGTLYKDFAHAPSKVKAAVKAFKEQFKNEKKYGFLELHTYSSLNPAFLEQYDHAMDGLDEAIVFYSEDALKIKRMEPISPEFIKEKFKNESLRVFTNADDLHAYWNTLDKTDGVYLMMSSGNFGGLDLTK, via the coding sequence TTGAAAACCCACTTCATTGCTATTGGCGGAAGCGCCATGCACAATCTTGCCATCGCATTAAAAGATAAAGGATATCAGGTTACCGGTTCAGATGATGCTATTTTTGAACCCTCAAAATCCAGATTGGAAAAAAAAGGAATCTTACCTCAGGAAATGGGCTGGTTCCCGGAAAAAATCACTCCGGATATTGATGCTGTGATCCTTGGAATGCATGCCCATCAGGACAATCCTGAACTGGCAAAGGCAAAAGAATTAGGGTTAAAAATATATTCTTACCCGGAATTTCTATACGAACAGTCTAAAAACAAAACAAGAGTCGTAATTGCCGGATCTCACGGGAAAACAACCATTACCTCAATGATTCTGCATGTTCTGAATTTCCATCAGAAAGATGTAGACTTCATGGTAGGCGCTCAGCTGGAAGGTTTCGACTGTATGGTAAAACTGACTCAGGATAATGATTTTATGGTATTGGAAGGTGATGAATACCTTTCTTCTCCTATCGACCTGCGTTCTAAGTTTTTATTATACCAACCGAATATTGCTTTAATGAGTGGAATTGCCTGGGATCACATCAATGTTTTCAAGACCTTTGATGATTATATCGAGCAGTTCAGAAAATTTGTAGCAAGCATTACTCCTGGTGGTGTTTTAGTTTACAATGAAGAAGATGCTGAAGTAGTGAAGGTGGTAGAAAATGCTGAAAATTATTTCAGAAAAATTCCTTACAAAACTCCTGAATACGAAATCAGCAATGGAAAAGTGTATTTAAAAACTGAAATGGGAGATGTTCCGCTTTCTGTTTTTGGCGCACATAACCTGTTGAATATGGAAGGTGCAAGACACATCTGCCAACAGCTTGGAATAATGGATGAGGATTTCTATGAAGCCATCATGAGCTTTAAAGGAGCGTCTAAACGTCTTGAAAAAGTAGAAAGAGAAGATAAAGGAACATTATATAAAGACTTTGCCCATGCACCTAGCAAGGTAAAGGCTGCCGTAAAAGCTTTTAAAGAACAGTTTAAAAACGAAAAGAAATATGGTTTCCTTGAGCTTCACACCTACTCTAGCTTAAATCCTGCATTTTTAGAGCAATATGATCACGCTATGGACGGATTGGATGAAGCGATTGTTTTCTATTCTGAAGATGCTTTAAAGATCAAAAGAATGGAACCTATCTCTCCGGAATTCATTAAAGAAAAGTTTAAAAATGAAAGTCTAAGAGTTTTCACTAATGCTGATGACCTTCACGCATACTGGAATACTTTGGATAAAACCGATGGAGTTTATCTGATGATGAGCTCAGGAAACTTTGGGGGACTGGATCTGACGAAGTAA
- a CDS encoding lipocalin family protein, with amino-acid sequence MKKIFLSMAIFSAIVSCSDDDTVPEPTIVGKWNIGRSITYQTSTEKTITQEPNGCSVLNTIDFSEYEAKLVRYAAKDNKCVEDFAVTMKYTYNPQTKKIKLEDNMNISNTVIELTKMNMVIEQRIDIDMDGVPDIIKTYLTKVK; translated from the coding sequence ATGAAAAAAATATTTCTATCTATGGCTATATTTTCTGCCATAGTTTCTTGTAGTGATGATGATACCGTTCCGGAACCAACCATTGTTGGAAAATGGAACATTGGAAGGTCAATAACCTATCAAACCAGTACAGAGAAAACGATAACTCAGGAACCAAACGGTTGTAGTGTACTCAATACGATTGATTTCAGTGAGTATGAGGCAAAATTAGTAAGGTATGCTGCTAAAGATAACAAATGTGTTGAAGATTTTGCTGTTACCATGAAGTATACCTATAATCCCCAGACCAAGAAGATAAAGCTTGAGGATAATATGAATATTTCTAATACGGTTATAGAGTTAACCAAAATGAATATGGTTATTGAACAACGCATAGATATAGACATGGATGGTGTTCCGGATATTATCAAGACCTATTTGACCAAAGTTAAATAA
- a CDS encoding lipocalin family protein, which produces MLAAFSAMVSCSSNDDEAQTNNASIIGKWYIDKAEKYTSGNKKTEVKVFSECEKKGTHEFREKDMTSTTFAPENNNCVQTDIVTRTYTFDPVSKKFWYEDEKDFPYTISQLTQTDMVLEDHLEDIDGDGIKDVIKFYFKRIK; this is translated from the coding sequence ATGCTTGCAGCATTTTCTGCAATGGTATCGTGCAGCAGCAATGATGATGAAGCACAAACCAATAATGCTTCTATTATTGGAAAATGGTATATCGATAAAGCTGAAAAGTATACATCAGGAAATAAAAAGACGGAAGTTAAAGTTTTCAGTGAGTGTGAGAAAAAAGGTACTCATGAATTCAGAGAAAAGGATATGACTTCCACAACGTTTGCTCCTGAAAATAATAACTGTGTACAAACAGACATTGTTACCAGAACCTATACCTTTGATCCGGTGTCTAAAAAGTTCTGGTATGAAGATGAGAAAGATTTCCCTTATACCATTTCTCAATTAACTCAAACAGATATGGTCTTGGAAGATCATCTTGAAGATATTGATGGTGACGGAATAAAAGATGTGATCAAATTTTATTTTAAAAGAATCAAATAA
- a CDS encoding NAD(P)H-dependent flavin oxidoreductase, which yields MFWPDTISKKLGVKYPIIQAPMFGVSTVEMVAAAARADCLGSLALADLSADESIKLIGETRKLTDKPFAVNIFAHYIPEITDELKDKFSKTKLFLELLAKDNNIEITLPDLEDLNINSYHDLVDLAIEENCKIISFTFGNLDTQSIQKLKENGITLIGTCTSVSEALLLEKSGIDIICVQGTEAGGHRGTFDPEHVPQIGGLSLLSQVYDQVQVPLIYAGGIYNGKTLQAVKELGAQGFQVGNLLLASQESALQAFEKERLKKVREDEIMLTKSFSGRYARGVRNKYIETVEDSEYILPYPYQNKLTNALRKAAKSKQNTDFVGIWTGQSIHNYSELSTEEILRNLIFQVQGN from the coding sequence TGGCAGCAGCAGCCCGTGCTGACTGTCTGGGATCTTTGGCGTTAGCTGACCTTTCAGCAGATGAATCTATTAAACTTATTGGGGAGACAAGGAAATTAACTGATAAGCCTTTTGCTGTTAATATTTTTGCCCATTACATTCCTGAAATAACGGATGAATTAAAAGATAAATTTAGCAAAACTAAGCTGTTTTTAGAGCTGCTAGCGAAGGATAATAATATTGAAATTACGCTGCCTGATCTTGAAGATTTGAATATTAATTCTTATCATGACTTGGTAGATCTTGCTATAGAGGAAAATTGTAAGATTATAAGTTTTACTTTCGGAAATCTGGATACTCAAAGTATTCAGAAGTTGAAAGAGAATGGAATAACACTGATTGGGACCTGCACTTCTGTAAGTGAGGCCCTGCTTTTGGAAAAATCAGGAATAGATATCATTTGTGTACAGGGAACGGAAGCAGGAGGCCATAGGGGAACTTTTGATCCGGAGCATGTTCCGCAGATTGGAGGATTGTCTTTGTTATCCCAGGTGTATGATCAGGTACAAGTTCCACTGATCTATGCAGGGGGAATTTATAATGGAAAAACTTTACAGGCTGTAAAAGAATTGGGAGCTCAGGGATTTCAGGTGGGAAACCTTCTGTTAGCTTCTCAAGAAAGTGCTTTACAGGCTTTTGAAAAAGAAAGACTCAAAAAGGTGAGAGAAGATGAGATTATGTTAACCAAAAGCTTTTCAGGTAGGTATGCCAGAGGAGTTAGAAACAAATATATTGAAACCGTTGAGGATTCTGAGTATATTTTACCTTACCCTTATCAGAATAAACTGACCAATGCCTTGCGTAAAGCTGCAAAATCGAAACAGAATACAGATTTTGTGGGTATTTGGACAGGGCAGTCTATCCATAATTACAGTGAGCTTTCTACTGAGGAAATCCTGAGAAATCTCATATTTCAAGTACAGGGGAACTAA